The stretch of DNA TTGGCTGTTTCTGGATTAGTGAAATCTAGTGAAGGCCATTGGCTCGTGGTAAAGAAGAGATACGGGGGCTTAAAGGGGCAATGGTCTTTACCTGCAGGTTTTGTTGAGGAGGGGGAAACCGCTGACGAGGCTGTGATTAGGGAAGTGAAAGAAGAAACCGGAATCAGCAGTAGTGTTAAGGGGCTAATTGGATTAAGAACAGGTGTATTAAAAGGGGAAATAAGTGATAATATGCTTGTATTCTTGCTTGATCCCGTGGAACAGGAAGAAAGAATCATACATCAGGAGAATGAGCTGTATGAAGCAAAATTTATAGCTCCACAAAAATTGCTTCTGGAAAAGGATGCCTCCATTCTTTTACATTATTTAATTGAACAAATGGAATTAACTAGTAAGCCCGGTGTAGATGATTTAAACCCTGGAAATCAATTTGGATATACAGCCTATAAATTATTTTTGTAATTTTTAGAAAATTTAAGCAACACTTAGAAAATGAAAGAAAACTTACAATGTATCCGTTTTCTTTGCCTTATTTGGTGAATTTTCACTCTTTTCTTTTTCCTCATTCCTTGATATATTATCAGAAAATTAAGTTAATATTTTAAGGGGATGATCATGATGACAGTGAAGAGCGTAGATACAAAAAAGTGTGATTATTGTTTAGGTAATGGATATTTTCAATTATTACTTGGAGGATCGGAAACTTGTTCCTGCTGTGGCGGTTCAGGTAAGAAAAAAGACTAAAGCTTTTGAGAATGATAATAAAATGCTCTACATTGCTTCTTCGGATCACTTCGAAGAGCTTTTTTTTGTCTGTTTTTGTGTTGACTCCCTTTTAGACATTCAGTACACTAAAAGTTGATGTATAAAGGGAGGAATCTCGGATGCAAATGAG from Bacillus sp. SLBN-46 encodes:
- a CDS encoding NUDIX hydrolase — translated: MSSREKRGKVWLAVSGLVKSSEGHWLVVKKRYGGLKGQWSLPAGFVEEGETADEAVIREVKEETGISSSVKGLIGLRTGVLKGEISDNMLVFLLDPVEQEERIIHQENELYEAKFIAPQKLLLEKDASILLHYLIEQMELTSKPGVDDLNPGNQFGYTAYKLFL
- a CDS encoding YuiA family protein — protein: MTVKSVDTKKCDYCLGNGYFQLLLGGSETCSCCGGSGKKKD